One window of the Betta splendens chromosome 21, fBetSpl5.4, whole genome shotgun sequence genome contains the following:
- the tbl1x gene encoding F-box-like/WD repeat-containing protein TBL1X — MSITSDEVNFLVYRYLQESGFSHSAFTFGIESHISQSNINGTLVPPAALISILQKGLQYVEAEISINEDGTVFDGRPIESLSLIDAVMPDVVQTRQQAFRDKLAQQQAGGGVAASTSGNQPSAPKNGEATVNGGENGTHTMNNHGEAMDMDVDVEIPASKATVLRGHESEVFICAWNPVSDLLASGSGDSTARIWNLNENNNSNSTQLVLRHCIREGGQDVPSNKDVTSLDWNSDGTLLATGSYDGFARIWTKDGNLASTLGQHKGPIFALKWNKKGNSILSAGVDKTTIIWDAHTGEAKQQFPFHSAPALDVDWQNNSTFASCSTDMCIHVCRLGSDRPLKTFQGHTNEVNAIKWDPSGMLLASCSDDMTLKIWSMKQEVCVHDLQAHSKEIYTIKWSPTGPGTNNPNSNVMLASASFDSTVRLWDVERGVCIHTLTKHQEPVYSVAFSPDGKHLASGSFDKCVHIWNTTTGALVHSYRGTGGIFEVCWNSTGDKVGASASDGSVCVLDLRK, encoded by the exons ATGAGTATTACCAGTGACGAAGTGAACTTCTTGGTCTACAGATACCTCCAGGAATCAG gtttCTCCCACTCAGCGTTCACCTTTGGCATAGAGAGCCACATCAGCCAGTCCAACATCAATGGAACTCTAGTGCCCCCTGCAGCCCTCATCTCCATTCTGCAGAAAGGGCTTCAGTATGTGGAGGCAGAGATCAGCATCAACGAG GATGGCACGGTCTTCGACGGCCGGCCGATCGAGTCGCTGTCCCTCATCGACGCGGTGATGCCGGACGTGGTGCAGACGCGGCAGCAGGCCTTCCGCGACAAGCTAGCCCAGCAGCAGGCGGGCGGCGGCGTGGCAGCGTCCACCTCCGGAAACCAGCCCAGCGCGCCGAAGAACGGAGAGGCCACGGTCAACGGGGGCGAGAATGGAACGCACACCATGA ATAACCACGGCGAGGCCATGGACATGGATGTGGACGTTGAGATTCCAGCCAGCAAAGCCACAGTGTTGAGAGGCCACGAGTCTGAAGTCTTCATCTGTGCCTGGAACCCTGTCAGCGATCTCCTGGCCTCGGG CTCAGGAGACTCCACCGCCAGAATCTGGAACCTGAACGAGAATAACAACTCCAACTCCACCCAGCTGGTGCTGCGCCACTGTATCCGAGAAGGCGGCCAGGACGTCCCCAGCAACAAAGACGTCACCTCACTCGACTGGAAT AGCGATGGGACTCTCCTGGCAACGGGCTCATATGATGGCTTCGCCAGGATATGGACGAAAGATG GAAACCTGGCAAGCACCTTGGGGCAGCACAAAGGGCCCATATTTGCACTAAAGTGGAACAAGAAGGGGAACTCTATTCTCAGCGCTGGCGTAGATAAG ACGACAATCATTTGGGATGCACACACCGGCGAGGCCAAGCAGCAGTTCCCTTTCCACTCAG CGCCGGCCCTTGATGTCGACTGGCAGAACAACAGCACCTttgcctcctgcagcacagacatgtGCATCCACGTGTGTCGACTCGGCAGCGATCGGCCCCTCAAGACGTTCCAGGGCCACACG AATGAAGTTAACGCCATTAAGTGGGACCCATCAGGCATGCTGCTTGCATCCTGCTCAGACGACATGACGTTAAAG ATTTGGAGTATGAAGCAGGAGGTCTGTGTCCACGACCTTCAGGCTCACAGTAAAGAGATCTACACCATCAAATGGAGCCCCACCGGCCCAGGCACCAACAACCCCAACTCCAACGTCATGCTCGCCAG TGCCTCGTTCGACTCGACGGTCCGACTGTGGGACGTGGAGCGGGGCGTTTGCATTCACACCCTCACCAAGCACCAGGAGCCCGTCTACAGCGTTGCCTTCAGCCCCGACGGCAAACACCTGGCCAGCGGCTCCTTTGACAAGTGTGTCCACATCTGGAACACCACT ACTGGAGCCTTGGTGCACAGCTACAGGGGCACTGGTGGCATTTTTGAAGTGTGCTGGAACAGCACTGGGGACAAAGTTGGTGCCAGTGCCTCAGACGGCTCA GTTTGTGTTCTTGACCTTCGAAAATAG
- the gpr143 gene encoding G-protein coupled receptor 143: MMVRPRDFSESWSRALIPSSSSSSARLSSSLSARSVMASPRLETFCCPNRDAATDFVVTFQPVLFGALSLGSAALSLALAVVQILPKRKAFRRLGQYPLPRPASSSRILFIISVCDILGCAGIVVRSSVWLGLPNIIDNISLANSTEAAPEVFCVGSAMWIQLFFSASFWWTFCYAVDVFLVVKTSAGISTIILYHMITWGLAMLLCVEGVAMLYYPSISDCERGLQHAVPHYVTTYAPMLLVFVANPVFFSRTVSAVTSLLKRRQGIYTENERQLANEIKMRFFKIMLVFSICWVPNIINESLLFYLEMQTDINDIGLRNIRNTALITWFIMGILNPMQAFLNTLAFHGWTGLDVDLSLQGRRELAWDSVSTSVPNSAGHNPMVGTTLLHQSHIQESKKMMGNGHPHSDAISVLSEGSESSTVEIHISSELRDYDDVDADGESLENSVRH; the protein is encoded by the exons ATGATGGTTCGGCCCCGTGATTTCTCTGAGAGCTGGAGTCGCGCGCTcattccctcctcttcctcttcctctgcgcgtctctcctcctcgctctcggcCCGCTCCGTCATGGCATCCCCGCGGCTGGAGACCTTCTGCTGCCCGAACCGGGACGCGGCCACGGACTTCGTGGTCACCTTCCAGCCCGTGCTGTTCGGCGCCCTGAGCCTGGGCAGCGCCGCGCTCAGCCTGGCGCTCGCCGTCGTGCAGATCCTGCCCAAACGCAAGGCTTTCAGGAGACTGGGCCAGTACCCGCTGCCGCGGCCCGCGTCCTCCTCCAGGATCCTGTTCATCATCAGCGTTTGTGACATTCTGGGATGCGCAG GTATCGTCGTCAGGTCGTCGGTGTGGCTGGGCCTGCCCAACATCATCGACAACATCTCCCTGGCCAACAGCACCGAGGCGGCGCCGGAGGTCTTCTGCGTGGGCAGCGCC ATGTGGATCCAGTTGTTCTTCAGCGCTTCTTTCTGGTGGACCTTCTGTTACGCCGTGGACGTCTTCCTCGTGGTGAAAACGTCTGCAGGAATCAG CACCATTATCCTCTACCACATGATTACATGGGGCCTGGCCATGCTGCTGTGTGTCGAAGGAGTGGCCATGCTCTACTATCCGTCCATTTCTGA ctgtgagcGGGGCCTGCAGCACGCCGTCCCTCACTACGTCACCACCTACGCACCCATGCTGCTCGTCTTCGTGGCCAACCCGGTCTTCTTCAGCCGGACCGTGTCCGCAG TGACGTCTCTGCTGAAGCGGCGACAGGGAATCTACACGGAAAACGAGCGGCAGCTGGCCAACGAGATCAAGATGCGCTTCTTCAAAATCATGCTGGTCTTCTCCATTTG CTGGGTTCCCAACATCATCAACGAGAGTCTCCTCTTCTACCtggagatgcagacagacatcaACGACATTGGACTCAGGAATATCAGAAACACAGCCCTCATTACATGGTTTATAATG GGCATCCTGAACCCCATGCAGGCCTTCCTCAACACGCTGGCCTTCCACGGCTGGACCGGCCTGGACGTGGACCTCAGCCTGCAGGGCCGGAGGGAGCTGGCCTGGGACTCGGTGTCCACCTCCGTGCCCAACTCGGCCGGCCACAACCCCATGGTGGGCACCACGCTGCTCCACCAGAGCCACATCCAGGAAAGCAAGAAGATGATGGGCAACGGGCACCCCCACTCGGACGCCATCAGCGTCCTCTCTGAAG GTTCAGAGTCTAGTACAGTTGAAATCCACATTTCCAGTGAGCTCCGAGACTATGACGATGTAGACGCTGACGGAGAATCGTTGGAGAACTCTGTGAGGCACTAG
- the LOC114847201 gene encoding ankyrin repeat and SOCS box protein 9-like isoform X1 translates to MQRNAGKDSGSQTESVFFSNPLMSGPESDWSPVHDAAFNGRVLALRELVAQRPCVNLSTLDQVSPLHGACVQGHVACAKVLVENGANVNSSTVDGHTPLSEACARGHVTCVSLLLRHGANPRGSGDSSSPIHRAAAKGHPECIGLLVAHGADVDECSSRWGSPLHVACSNQHLSAVRKLLHLGADVNSSASGDSPLHVAARVSSPELVSVLLQHGADRRLTNLEGKGPLEVAPPGSGEVRRLLTRAADRQTAL, encoded by the exons ATGCAACGAAATGCCGGAAAAGACAGCGGATCTCAAACTGAAAGCGTCTTTTTCTCAAACCCTCTGATGAGTG GTCCTGAATCTGACTGGTCTCCAGTTCATGATGCTGCCTTCAATGGACGCGTCCTTGCTCTGAGAGAACTTGTCGCTCAG CGTCCGTGTGTGAATCTGAGCACTTTGGACCAGGTCTCTCCGCTCCATGGAGCGTGTGTGCAGGGACACGTGGCCTGTGCCAAGGTTCTGGTGGAAAACGGGGCAAAC GTGAACAGCTCCACTGTGGACGGACACACTCCTCTGTCTGAAGCCTGTGCTCGGGGCCATGTGACCTGCGTATCGCTGCTGCTTCGACACGGAGCAAACCCCCGGGGGAGCGGCGACTCCAGCTCCCCGATCCACCGAGCGGCagctaaag GTCACCCAGAGTGCATCGGGCTCCTCGTCGCGCACGGCGCCGACGTGGATGAGTGCAGCAGCCGCTGGGGTTCGCCGCTACACGTCGCCTGCTCCAATCAGCATCTGAGCGCTGTCAGGAAACTGCTTCATCTtg GTGCTGATGTAAACAGCAGCGCGTCCGGAGACTCCCCCCTCCACGTCGCTGCTCGCGTGTCCAGCCCAGAGCTGGTGTCCGTGCTGCTCCAGCACGGGGCCGACCGCCGCCTCACAAACCTGGAGGGCAAGGGGCCGCTGGAGGTGGCGCCTCCCGGCAGCGGGGAGGTGCGGAGGCTGCTGACGCGAgcggcagacagacaaaccgCACTGTGA
- the LOC114847201 gene encoding ankyrin repeat and SOCS box protein 9-like isoform X2: MQRNAGKDSGSQTESVFFSNPLMSGPESDWSPVHDAAFNGRVLALRELVAQVNSSTVDGHTPLSEACARGHVTCVSLLLRHGANPRGSGDSSSPIHRAAAKGHPECIGLLVAHGADVDECSSRWGSPLHVACSNQHLSAVRKLLHLGADVNSSASGDSPLHVAARVSSPELVSVLLQHGADRRLTNLEGKGPLEVAPPGSGEVRRLLTRAADRQTAL; this comes from the exons ATGCAACGAAATGCCGGAAAAGACAGCGGATCTCAAACTGAAAGCGTCTTTTTCTCAAACCCTCTGATGAGTG GTCCTGAATCTGACTGGTCTCCAGTTCATGATGCTGCCTTCAATGGACGCGTCCTTGCTCTGAGAGAACTTGTCGCTCAG GTGAACAGCTCCACTGTGGACGGACACACTCCTCTGTCTGAAGCCTGTGCTCGGGGCCATGTGACCTGCGTATCGCTGCTGCTTCGACACGGAGCAAACCCCCGGGGGAGCGGCGACTCCAGCTCCCCGATCCACCGAGCGGCagctaaag GTCACCCAGAGTGCATCGGGCTCCTCGTCGCGCACGGCGCCGACGTGGATGAGTGCAGCAGCCGCTGGGGTTCGCCGCTACACGTCGCCTGCTCCAATCAGCATCTGAGCGCTGTCAGGAAACTGCTTCATCTtg GTGCTGATGTAAACAGCAGCGCGTCCGGAGACTCCCCCCTCCACGTCGCTGCTCGCGTGTCCAGCCCAGAGCTGGTGTCCGTGCTGCTCCAGCACGGGGCCGACCGCCGCCTCACAAACCTGGAGGGCAAGGGGCCGCTGGAGGTGGCGCCTCCCGGCAGCGGGGAGGTGCGGAGGCTGCTGACGCGAgcggcagacagacaaaccgCACTGTGA